A region from the Melioribacter roseus P3M-2 genome encodes:
- the nuoE gene encoding NADH-quinone oxidoreductase subunit NuoE yields the protein MSFKFTEENLKRIEEERKKYPESLAAVMPAIYIAQEQNGYITNEVMAEIADVLGIDKVDVLGVVTFYTMFHTKPVGKYHIQVCTNVSCMLRGGYEIWEQVKNKLGVDNMGVTPDGKFSIEEVECMGACGYAPMIAVNEDYYENLTKEKVEEILNSLK from the coding sequence ATGAGTTTTAAATTTACCGAAGAAAATCTTAAGCGAATAGAAGAAGAGCGCAAAAAATACCCTGAATCGTTAGCTGCGGTAATGCCGGCAATTTATATTGCTCAGGAACAAAACGGCTATATTACAAACGAAGTAATGGCTGAAATTGCCGACGTGCTCGGTATCGACAAAGTGGACGTTCTGGGCGTCGTTACTTTCTATACCATGTTTCACACTAAACCCGTCGGCAAATATCATATTCAGGTTTGCACCAATGTATCGTGTATGCTCCGGGGCGGTTACGAAATTTGGGAACAGGTTAAAAACAAACTCGGCGTCGATAACATGGGAGTAACGCCCGACGGAAAATTTTCGATCGAAGAAGTCGAATGCATGGGCGCCTGCGGCTATGCGCCAATGATAGCGGTTAACGAAGATTACTATGAAAATCTGACAAAAGAAAAAGTAGAAGAAATTCTCAATTCTCTGAAATAA
- the argC gene encoding N-acetyl-gamma-glutamyl-phosphate reductase → MEKLKVSIVGASGYTGGELLRLLLFHPNAEVKQVTSESYTGKFVYKVHPNLRKATQLKFSSVSELEECDVLFLCLPHKSSQNKIDDFMKLAPKIIDLSADFRLKDGAEYKKWYGHDHARPDLLDKFVYGIPELHREEMKKANYISSAGCNATASILGLYPLYKEGLVEEDRTVIEVKVGSSEGGNKANEGSHHPERSNVVRSYMPTRHRHTAEIIQELSFGKNITVHFSATAIDLVRGLLATCHLFLKENLEEKDIWKIYRKYYSDEPFIRIVKENEGIYRFPEPKLLAGTNYCDIGFKKDELSNRLVVISAIDNLMKGAAGQALQAFNIMNGFDEKTGLEFPGLHPI, encoded by the coding sequence ATGGAAAAATTGAAAGTTTCTATTGTCGGAGCTTCCGGGTATACTGGCGGCGAATTGCTGAGACTATTGCTGTTTCATCCGAATGCGGAAGTTAAACAGGTTACTTCGGAATCGTATACCGGAAAATTTGTATATAAAGTCCATCCGAATTTGCGCAAGGCGACGCAGTTAAAATTCAGCTCAGTCAGCGAGCTCGAGGAGTGCGACGTTTTATTCCTTTGCCTGCCTCATAAAAGTTCGCAGAATAAAATTGACGACTTCATGAAACTCGCTCCGAAAATAATCGATTTGAGCGCGGATTTCAGATTGAAAGACGGTGCGGAATATAAAAAGTGGTACGGACACGACCATGCTCGTCCCGATCTGTTAGATAAATTTGTTTACGGAATCCCCGAGCTTCATCGGGAAGAAATGAAAAAGGCAAATTATATATCGAGCGCGGGTTGCAATGCCACTGCGTCGATTCTCGGTTTGTATCCGCTTTATAAAGAAGGTTTGGTTGAAGAAGACCGAACCGTTATCGAAGTGAAAGTCGGTTCGAGCGAAGGCGGCAATAAAGCCAACGAAGGTTCCCATCATCCCGAACGCAGCAATGTCGTGCGTTCTTATATGCCGACGCGGCATCGACACACTGCTGAGATAATTCAGGAATTGAGTTTCGGGAAAAATATTACCGTCCATTTTTCCGCAACGGCAATAGACCTTGTAAGAGGTTTGCTTGCCACTTGCCATCTCTTCCTGAAAGAAAATCTTGAAGAAAAAGACATATGGAAAATTTATCGTAAATATTATTCAGACGAACCTTTTATCAGAATAGTAAAGGAAAACGAAGGCATTTACAGATTTCCAGAACCGAAATTATTGGCGGGTACGAATTATTGCGATATCGGCTTTAAAAAAGACGAATTGTCGAACAGACTGGTCGTAATTAGCGCAATCGATAATTTGATGAAAGGCGCCGCCGGACAAGCTCTGCAGGCTTTCAATATCATGAACGGTTTCGACGAAAAAACCGGACTCGAATTCCCGGGTCTTCATCCAATTTAA
- a CDS encoding NADH-quinone oxidoreductase subunit A has product MLLDYLPIFLVLAFSVIVSLAIVFSSRLFGPYRPNKVKNLSYESGKDPVGGTHERISVKYYLVAMLFIIFDIEVIYVYPWAVEFRNMFHTHGLFAFMPMFIFLIVLELGYLYILMKGGLKWD; this is encoded by the coding sequence ATGTTATTAGACTATCTCCCAATTTTTCTGGTGCTCGCATTTTCGGTAATCGTAAGTCTTGCAATAGTCTTTTCTTCACGATTATTCGGACCTTACAGACCCAACAAAGTCAAAAACCTATCGTATGAAAGCGGTAAAGACCCTGTAGGCGGTACGCACGAGCGAATTTCAGTTAAATATTACCTGGTTGCAATGTTGTTTATAATTTTTGATATTGAAGTTATTTATGTTTATCCGTGGGCTGTTGAATTCAGGAATATGTTTCATACTCACGGATTATTCGCATTTATGCCGATGTTTATCTTCTTGATTGTTCTTGAGCTCGGGTATTTGTATATCCTTATGAAAGGAGGATTGAAATGGGATTAG
- a CDS encoding aspartate aminotransferase family protein yields MKDFKALQQQYEIDVYPMRDVVFVKGKNSRLWDDKGNEYIDLSSGISVANIGHSNEKVAQAIAEQARTLITCANTFYNDKKALFLEKLFSVAPKNLKKAFLTNSGAEAVEAAIKFARFTTKKKNFIAAMKGFHGRTMGALSATFKKEYREAFEPLVPGFSFVPYNNFEKLAEAVDDDTAGIILEVVQGEGGINIGDREYFQKVRELCDEKNILLIIDEIQTGFCRTGKMFAIEHYGIEADMMTLAKSIAGGFPMGALLCSGKIQIERGKHGSTFGGNPLACAAGIAAIDFMVEYKLWEESAAKGKYFREKLEARQLSKVREIRQIGLMIGIELKEKVQPYIVELLSLGVVTLPAGTTVLRLLPPLTIDYADLDAAVEKITAVLA; encoded by the coding sequence ATGAAAGACTTCAAAGCTTTACAGCAACAATACGAAATCGACGTTTATCCGATGAGGGACGTGGTATTTGTCAAAGGAAAAAATTCCAGATTGTGGGACGACAAAGGAAACGAATATATCGATTTGTCTTCCGGAATCAGCGTTGCAAATATCGGTCATTCCAACGAAAAAGTAGCGCAGGCAATAGCCGAGCAGGCTCGGACTCTCATTACATGCGCCAACACATTCTATAACGATAAAAAGGCGCTGTTCCTGGAAAAACTTTTTTCGGTTGCGCCAAAAAATCTTAAAAAGGCTTTTTTAACTAATTCCGGCGCCGAGGCTGTCGAAGCCGCAATCAAGTTCGCCCGCTTTACTACCAAAAAGAAAAACTTTATTGCCGCCATGAAAGGATTCCATGGCAGAACAATGGGAGCTTTGAGCGCAACGTTTAAGAAGGAATACCGGGAAGCCTTCGAACCTCTGGTGCCCGGATTCTCTTTTGTGCCTTACAATAACTTTGAAAAATTGGCCGAAGCGGTTGATGACGATACCGCCGGCATTATTCTCGAAGTGGTTCAGGGCGAAGGAGGAATTAATATAGGCGACAGGGAATATTTTCAAAAAGTGCGCGAACTCTGCGACGAAAAAAATATTTTGCTGATTATTGACGAAATTCAAACCGGATTTTGCAGAACCGGAAAAATGTTCGCAATTGAACATTACGGAATTGAAGCCGATATGATGACGCTTGCAAAATCAATTGCCGGCGGATTTCCAATGGGAGCGCTTCTCTGTTCCGGCAAAATTCAGATCGAAAGAGGCAAGCACGGTTCTACTTTCGGCGGAAATCCCCTCGCATGCGCCGCGGGAATTGCAGCCATCGACTTTATGGTGGAATATAAATTATGGGAAGAATCAGCCGCAAAAGGAAAATATTTCAGAGAAAAACTCGAAGCTCGTCAACTATCCAAAGTAAGAGAAATACGGCAGATCGGTTTGATGATCGGCATTGAATTGAAAGAAAAAGTTCAACCGTATATTGTCGAATTATTGTCGCTAGGAGTGGTAACTCTGCCCGCAGGCACAACTGTTTTGAGGCTGCTGCCGCCTCTTACGATCGACTACGCCGACCTCGACGCTGCAGTCGAAAAAATTACAGCCGTATTGGCGTAA
- a CDS encoding homocitrate synthase/isopropylmalate synthase family protein, whose protein sequence is MVWVLDSTLREGEQTPGVYFDKHIKLAIANMLDEVGVDIIEAGHPMVTPEIHAAVKSIAQKDYKAIVGAHSRSLKADVDLALECGVNFIGIFYCVSDERLNNVFKKDLNTAINQITDVIKYAKSQKPDLLVRYTPEDTVRSQFENVVTAAVAAVEAGADIISVADTTGYMVPGTKRSMYDYISRLKDEFAKRNLNPKVAVHCHNDRGLALANSLDAYRAGADIIDATTLGLGERAGITDLAQLLVVLTVDFGENRWNLKKLPELYDLVSKHSGVPIPHNFPMTGKNAFTHCAGVHTHAASINPMHYESLTPELLGRQREFALDHMSGIASLRYALGLIGENEIDEEMQNDILKEVKAVGQRGRTIDLSELKHIVDAVKHHQTYKHI, encoded by the coding sequence TTGGTCTGGGTTCTCGATTCCACATTAAGAGAGGGCGAGCAAACGCCGGGTGTTTATTTCGATAAACACATTAAACTTGCAATAGCAAATATGCTCGACGAAGTTGGCGTCGATATAATCGAAGCGGGGCACCCGATGGTCACTCCCGAAATACACGCCGCCGTTAAATCGATTGCTCAAAAAGATTACAAAGCGATTGTGGGCGCGCATTCCAGATCGTTAAAAGCCGACGTCGATCTGGCGCTCGAGTGCGGCGTTAATTTTATCGGCATTTTTTATTGCGTTTCGGACGAACGTCTTAATAACGTATTTAAGAAAGACCTCAATACGGCCATAAATCAAATTACAGATGTTATTAAATACGCCAAATCCCAAAAACCGGATTTGCTGGTGCGTTATACTCCGGAAGATACCGTGCGTTCTCAATTCGAAAACGTTGTGACTGCGGCTGTTGCGGCGGTAGAAGCGGGCGCGGACATTATAAGCGTTGCCGATACTACAGGCTATATGGTTCCGGGCACTAAAAGAAGTATGTACGATTATATATCGCGTCTGAAGGATGAATTCGCAAAAAGGAATTTGAATCCCAAAGTGGCTGTCCATTGCCACAACGACAGAGGTCTTGCATTGGCAAATTCGCTCGACGCTTACAGAGCGGGCGCCGATATAATCGACGCGACTACTCTCGGCTTAGGCGAACGCGCCGGGATTACGGATCTCGCTCAACTTTTGGTCGTTCTGACGGTTGATTTCGGAGAAAACAGATGGAATTTGAAAAAATTACCGGAATTGTACGACCTCGTCAGCAAGCATTCGGGAGTTCCGATTCCCCATAATTTCCCGATGACGGGCAAAAATGCTTTTACGCATTGCGCCGGCGTTCACACTCACGCAGCTTCCATTAATCCGATGCACTACGAAAGTCTGACTCCAGAATTGCTGGGACGTCAGCGTGAATTTGCTCTCGACCATATGTCGGGCATCGCATCTCTCAGATACGCTCTCGGTCTCATCGGCGAAAATGAGATTGACGAAGAAATGCAGAACGATATTCTAAAAGAAGTTAAAGCCGTCGGACAACGCGGCAGAACAATTGACCTTTCCGAACTTAAACATATCGTCGACGCTGTAAAACATCACCAAACCTATAAACATATTTGA
- a CDS encoding [LysW]-aminoadipate kinase, producing the protein MLLIKIGGGADINIKGIIEDLAKLDEKFIILHGANALRDQIGEKIGYKKRVVTSVSGYDSVFSAEETIDLMMMTYAGLRNKRIVELCHQNGINAVGLSGLDGKVVEAKRNSGIRVRENGKTLLLRDFSGKPKSINKHLLDLLLDNGYTPVLSVPLIDENNFAVNSENDDILALLQKEFNADKIISLIEAPGFLLDKNDPDSLVNNISRNELEAMEQKVEGRMKRKILALRKLFEGSPTTVIISDGRTAHPVDDALNGKGTTIS; encoded by the coding sequence ATGCTTTTAATTAAAATTGGCGGCGGAGCCGATATTAATATTAAAGGAATAATCGAAGACCTTGCTAAGCTCGACGAAAAATTTATTATTCTGCACGGAGCTAATGCGCTGCGCGACCAAATTGGCGAAAAAATCGGATACAAAAAAAGAGTTGTTACTTCGGTCTCCGGTTACGATTCGGTTTTCAGCGCCGAAGAAACAATCGATTTGATGATGATGACTTATGCCGGACTAAGAAATAAAAGAATTGTCGAGTTGTGCCATCAGAACGGAATAAATGCAGTCGGCTTGAGCGGACTGGACGGAAAAGTTGTTGAAGCCAAAAGAAACAGCGGCATTCGAGTGCGGGAAAACGGCAAAACTCTTTTACTCAGAGACTTTTCGGGCAAACCCAAATCGATCAATAAACATCTACTCGATCTTCTGCTCGACAATGGTTATACTCCCGTATTGTCCGTGCCTTTGATTGACGAAAATAATTTTGCGGTTAATTCCGAAAACGACGATATACTGGCTCTCCTTCAGAAAGAATTTAATGCCGATAAAATTATTTCGCTGATCGAAGCTCCCGGATTTTTGCTCGATAAAAACGATCCGGATTCGTTGGTTAATAATATTTCCCGAAATGAACTCGAAGCTATGGAACAGAAAGTTGAAGGCAGAATGAAAAGAAAGATACTCGCGCTTAGAAAATTATTCGAAGGCTCGCCTACTACCGTAATAATATCCGACGGCAGAACGGCGCATCCTGTTGACGACGCGCTAAACGGAAAAGGAACAACAATTTCATAA
- a CDS encoding NADH-quinone oxidoreductase subunit C has protein sequence MDQKNITEKIKAKFEESVFEITEFRGDVSITVDPNKIVEIAGFLKNDEDLQFVMCKDVTAIDWATRKNRFTVVYHVYSFKNNFNLRIKANISEEPPAIDSVTPVWRSANWYERETYDMYGINFRNHPDLRRMYMPEGFEYHPLRKEFPVLGIPGSLPLPEKPE, from the coding sequence ATGGATCAAAAAAATATTACCGAAAAAATCAAAGCGAAATTTGAAGAATCGGTTTTTGAAATTACTGAATTCAGAGGCGACGTTTCTATTACGGTAGACCCGAACAAAATAGTAGAAATTGCCGGATTTCTTAAAAATGACGAAGACCTCCAATTCGTAATGTGCAAAGACGTTACGGCGATCGATTGGGCTACGCGCAAAAATCGATTTACGGTTGTTTATCATGTCTACTCGTTTAAGAATAATTTTAATCTCAGAATCAAAGCGAATATTTCGGAAGAACCGCCTGCTATTGATTCCGTAACCCCGGTTTGGCGTAGCGCAAATTGGTACGAACGCGAAACCTATGACATGTACGGTATCAATTTCCGCAACCATCCCGATTTAAGAAGAATGTATATGCCCGAAGGCTTTGAATATCATCCTCTTCGTAAAGAATTTCCGGTCTTAGGAATACCGGGCTCATTACCACTGCCAGAAAAACCGGAATAA
- the lysW gene encoding lysine biosynthesis protein LysW: MKAECPVCGAEIELAEGTVVGELLECPDCGTELEVVSLDPPKLNEAPQEEEDWGE, from the coding sequence ATGAAAGCAGAATGCCCGGTCTGCGGCGCAGAAATAGAATTAGCCGAAGGAACGGTTGTGGGCGAATTGCTCGAATGCCCCGATTGCGGAACCGAACTCGAAGTGGTTTCGTTAGATCCGCCCAAATTAAACGAAGCCCCTCAAGAAGAAGAAGACTGGGGTGAATAA
- a CDS encoding NADH-quinone oxidoreductase subunit B: protein MGLEAKLTQDGFITTTIDAVIAWARKSSVWPMPMGISCCAIEMIAAADPKYDLARFGSEVMRFTPRQCDLMIVAGTVTYKMAQVVRRIYDQMPEPKWVIAMGACTSSGGMYRSYNVVQGIDQFLPVDVYTAGCPPRPENLINAVMTIQQKIAKTRAQDFQDKPSLELQK, encoded by the coding sequence ATGGGATTAGAAGCAAAGCTGACGCAGGATGGTTTTATTACGACAACGATTGATGCGGTTATAGCATGGGCTCGTAAAAGCTCCGTTTGGCCGATGCCGATGGGTATTTCTTGCTGCGCCATCGAAATGATTGCTGCGGCAGACCCTAAATACGACCTTGCCCGATTCGGTTCCGAAGTAATGAGATTCACGCCGCGCCAATGCGATTTGATGATTGTCGCAGGCACTGTTACTTATAAAATGGCTCAGGTCGTCAGAAGAATTTACGACCAAATGCCCGAACCCAAATGGGTTATAGCTATGGGAGCGTGCACTTCTTCAGGCGGCATGTATCGTTCTTATAACGTTGTTCAGGGTATCGACCAGTTCCTGCCCGTCGATGTTTATACCGCGGGATGTCCGCCGAGACCGGAAAATCTGATTAATGCGGTTATGACCATTCAACAGAAAATCGCTAAAACCCGCGCTCAGGATTTTCAGGATAAACCATCATTAGAACTTCAGAAATAG
- the nuoD gene encoding NADH dehydrogenase (quinone) subunit D — MTNNKKVYTDEKIYKKLMEDSNITVEDALENEMVINMGPQHPATHGVLRLVLRIDGETVVNCVPELGYLHRGYEKMAEEMSYIEFIPHTDRLDYTATMCNNVAYVLAVEKLLGIEAPKRAQYIRMMVAELSRIAAHMVAIGTYAMDVGAVTMVMWTFREREKIQNIFDRLAGARFTTSYTRIGGVASDADDETLKMVREFLDQFHPALDEMDKLLLANRIFIDRLEGIGVLSKEEAIELGVTGPNLRASGVGYDVRRAKPYLFYDEIDFNIPVYTEGDCLARYFLRGDEVRESVKILYQILDKMPAGEILANDPKHVLPHKTEIYTKMEELIHDFMIINYGINPPEGDVFFSAENPKGELGFYLVSNGKGNPWKLKIRSPSFCNLQAIAQLCKGAMISDVIAIIGSLDPVMGEADK; from the coding sequence ATGACGAACAATAAAAAAGTTTATACCGACGAAAAGATTTACAAGAAATTAATGGAAGATTCGAATATAACCGTCGAAGACGCTCTAGAAAATGAGATGGTTATTAATATGGGTCCTCAGCACCCTGCCACACACGGCGTATTGAGACTGGTATTGCGAATCGACGGCGAAACCGTTGTCAATTGCGTTCCCGAGCTCGGCTATCTTCATCGCGGCTACGAAAAGATGGCCGAAGAGATGAGTTATATCGAATTTATTCCTCATACAGATCGTCTCGACTATACGGCTACAATGTGCAATAACGTCGCTTACGTTCTGGCTGTCGAAAAACTGTTGGGAATTGAAGCTCCAAAACGCGCTCAATATATCCGAATGATGGTAGCGGAATTATCGCGTATCGCCGCTCATATGGTCGCCATCGGTACTTATGCAATGGATGTGGGCGCGGTTACGATGGTTATGTGGACTTTCCGAGAACGCGAAAAAATTCAAAATATTTTCGATCGTCTTGCAGGCGCTCGATTTACCACCAGCTATACGAGAATCGGCGGCGTTGCTTCCGACGCGGACGACGAAACATTGAAAATGGTACGCGAGTTTCTCGACCAGTTTCACCCCGCATTGGACGAAATGGACAAGCTTCTGCTTGCAAACAGGATTTTTATTGATCGTCTTGAAGGAATAGGAGTTTTATCCAAAGAAGAAGCAATCGAGTTGGGCGTTACCGGTCCGAATCTGAGAGCCTCGGGCGTCGGTTACGATGTTCGCAGAGCCAAACCCTATTTGTTTTACGACGAAATCGATTTTAACATACCCGTTTATACCGAAGGCGATTGCCTCGCTCGTTATTTCCTGAGAGGCGACGAAGTTCGTGAAAGCGTCAAAATTCTTTATCAAATTCTGGATAAAATGCCCGCCGGGGAAATACTGGCAAACGATCCGAAACATGTGCTGCCTCACAAAACCGAAATTTATACTAAGATGGAAGAGTTGATACACGACTTCATGATTATTAATTACGGAATTAATCCTCCAGAAGGCGACGTTTTCTTTTCGGCGGAAAATCCGAAAGGTGAATTGGGATTCTACCTGGTCAGCAACGGCAAAGGAAATCCCTGGAAACTGAAAATACGTTCGCCCTCGTTCTGCAATCTACAGGCAATAGCGCAACTTTGCAAAGGCGCCATGATTTCCGATGTTATCGCAATTATTGGAAGTCTCGACCCGGTCATGGGAGAAGCCGATAAATAA
- a CDS encoding class II glutamine amidotransferase, giving the protein MCRLFYLNSKEKINAGEYLEKFALISKNSKEYQGHGWGMAYWIDGERRIYKNIKPIWEDDLSQFGYTNRIVAHARSAFRDEGIVVENNMPFYDDKYVFIFNGELRGVRIKEEGRIGAEKIFNYVKRFDKGSIKEAILKGASIIEKKSAYVRAMNIIVADRNYAYVYSKFSEDPDYFTMHKKVEDNIVLVSSDPFPDESGWQKIENESITEFKCF; this is encoded by the coding sequence ATGTGCCGTTTATTCTATCTTAATTCGAAAGAAAAAATTAATGCCGGAGAATACCTCGAGAAATTTGCTCTTATTTCAAAAAACAGTAAGGAATATCAGGGGCACGGATGGGGTATGGCGTACTGGATCGATGGCGAACGCAGAATTTATAAGAATATTAAACCGATTTGGGAAGACGACCTCTCGCAATTCGGCTATACAAACAGAATAGTTGCCCATGCCCGCAGCGCTTTCAGGGACGAAGGTATTGTTGTGGAAAACAATATGCCTTTCTACGACGATAAATATGTTTTTATTTTTAACGGCGAATTGAGAGGCGTCCGAATTAAAGAAGAAGGCAGAATTGGCGCCGAAAAAATTTTTAATTACGTCAAAAGATTCGACAAAGGGTCAATTAAAGAAGCTATCTTAAAAGGCGCGTCGATTATCGAGAAGAAAAGCGCTTATGTAAGAGCAATGAATATTATCGTTGCGGACAGAAACTACGCGTATGTCTATTCCAAGTTCAGCGAAGATCCCGATTATTTTACAATGCACAAAAAGGTTGAAGATAATATCGTTCTCGTTTCATCCGACCCTTTTCCGGATGAATCCGGCTGGCAAAAAATTGAAAACGAATCAATAACGGAGTTCAAATGCTTTTAA
- the lysX gene encoding lysine biosynthesis protein LysX: MKVGLLHSLLRKDEKYLIDEFNKVKGVELVMIDDRKVKFNVGKDKFDVDVIVERCINHSRALHGLRLFEAAGVKCVNSYKTATICGDKLLTSVALAENNVPQPEVRIAFTEESALEAIEEMGYPVVLKPAVGSWGRLLSKVNDRDAAEAILEHKTILGSYHHSIFYIQKYVEKKGRDIRSFVVGDECIAAIYRTSPHWITNTARGGKATNCPVTDEIAEISLNAAKAVGGGIVAIDIFETDDGYMVNEVNYTMEYKNSIDTTGVNIPAKMVEYVLKVAGGK, translated from the coding sequence ATGAAAGTTGGTTTACTTCATTCATTATTAAGAAAAGATGAAAAATATTTAATCGACGAATTTAATAAGGTTAAAGGCGTCGAACTTGTTATGATAGACGACAGAAAGGTCAAATTTAATGTCGGTAAAGACAAATTCGATGTGGATGTAATTGTAGAAAGATGTATAAACCACTCGAGAGCGTTGCACGGTTTACGACTGTTCGAAGCTGCGGGCGTAAAATGCGTGAATTCTTATAAAACGGCTACTATTTGCGGCGATAAACTTTTGACGTCGGTGGCTCTGGCTGAAAACAACGTTCCCCAACCCGAAGTCAGAATCGCATTTACCGAAGAATCGGCTTTGGAAGCGATTGAAGAAATGGGATATCCGGTGGTTCTCAAACCCGCCGTCGGATCCTGGGGAAGATTGCTTTCAAAAGTTAACGACAGGGATGCCGCCGAAGCTATTCTGGAACACAAAACAATTTTGGGCTCTTATCATCATTCGATTTTCTATATTCAAAAATATGTCGAAAAAAAGGGAAGGGACATTCGCAGCTTTGTGGTTGGCGACGAATGCATCGCGGCAATTTACAGAACATCGCCTCACTGGATTACAAATACGGCGCGCGGCGGTAAAGCAACCAACTGCCCTGTAACAGATGAAATTGCAGAAATTTCCTTAAACGCCGCTAAAGCCGTAGGCGGCGGAATTGTAGCTATCGACATCTTCGAAACCGATGACGGATACATGGTAAATGAAGTGAATTATACAATGGAGTACAAAAACAGCATCGATACGACGGGCGTTAATATTCCAGCCAAAATGGTCGAATATGTATTAAAAGTCGCCGGAGGAAAATAA
- a CDS encoding peptidoglycan DD-metalloendopeptidase family protein, with translation MLKTTRILIALLCAGIIFSACSQKTKKTQNVKHKKNSYGIVADTFEVVSGKVKAGQTVTDLLAPYADYSLIHKMREASRGIFSLRSIKVGNTYNIYLNKDSLNTPKYFVYDEDMINYVVFEFGDSIKVTKGEKEKYVELKVAESRIVNSLYETLDKKNLSVDLAIKLSDIYAWQIDFFRIQPSDSFKVYYETIYVDSQYVGTGKILAARFFHRGTEFNAFYFEGEKEAGYYDEEGNSLRKAFLKAPLKFSRISSRYSSRRLHPILGRVKAHLGTDYAAPIGTPIMSVGDGVVIAAGYTRGNGNYVKIKHNSVYTTQYLHMSRFAKGIRKGVYVKQGQVIGYVGKTGLATGPHVCFRFWKNGRQVDPFREKIPPSKGISEENRAKFDSLKIAYLNALDPGAI, from the coding sequence ATGTTGAAAACAACCCGAATTCTCATTGCGCTCTTGTGCGCAGGTATTATATTTTCAGCCTGTTCTCAAAAAACTAAAAAAACACAAAATGTTAAACACAAAAAAAATTCATACGGTATTGTAGCCGATACTTTCGAGGTGGTTTCGGGAAAAGTAAAAGCGGGTCAAACCGTTACAGATCTATTGGCTCCGTATGCGGACTATTCGTTGATTCATAAAATGAGAGAAGCCTCCCGCGGTATTTTTAGTTTAAGAAGCATTAAAGTCGGCAATACATACAATATTTATTTAAATAAAGATTCGCTCAATACGCCTAAATATTTTGTTTACGACGAGGATATGATAAACTACGTTGTCTTTGAGTTTGGCGATTCGATTAAGGTTACAAAAGGAGAAAAGGAAAAATATGTTGAATTGAAAGTTGCGGAGAGCAGAATTGTCAATTCTCTTTACGAAACGCTCGACAAAAAAAATCTAAGCGTGGATTTGGCAATTAAACTGTCCGATATTTATGCCTGGCAAATCGATTTCTTCAGAATTCAGCCGAGCGACAGCTTTAAGGTTTATTATGAAACCATTTATGTGGACAGTCAATATGTAGGAACGGGGAAGATTCTGGCAGCTCGGTTTTTCCACCGGGGAACCGAATTCAACGCGTTTTATTTTGAAGGCGAAAAAGAAGCCGGTTATTACGATGAAGAAGGCAATAGTTTAAGGAAGGCATTTCTTAAAGCGCCTTTAAAGTTTAGCAGGATATCGTCTAGATATTCGTCTCGCAGACTTCATCCGATACTGGGACGGGTCAAAGCGCATCTGGGGACTGATTATGCGGCTCCTATCGGCACTCCGATAATGAGCGTCGGGGACGGCGTTGTAATTGCCGCAGGATATACCAGAGGAAACGGGAACTACGTGAAAATAAAACACAATTCGGTGTATACCACTCAATATTTGCATATGTCGCGTTTTGCAAAAGGAATCCGTAAAGGAGTTTATGTTAAACAAGGGCAGGTTATCGGATACGTAGGCAAAACCGGATTAGCTACCGGCCCGCATGTATGTTTCAGGTTCTGGAAAAACGGACGGCAGGTGGATCCTTTCCGGGAAAAAATTCCGCCGTCGAAAGGCATATCGGAAGAAAACCGGGCGAAATTCGATTCTTTGAAAATCGCATATCTTAATGCGCTCGATCCGGGCGCAATCTGA